The sequence TTTACATTCCCAGTCGTGCGGGCACGGGTAGGTAAGTCCGCCGCCCGTCCCTTCGGTTCTTGGGCAATCCCCGCCGGAGCTATGACCAGACAAAGTACAGCAAAACTAAGGACGTTGAGTGGCCACCGCAATCCGCACCCCCGGAATCTGCCGCAGTTGATCCATGATTGCCACCACTTGCCCATAATTGGCTTCCCGGTCCGCATTAATCACCACCACCGCATTCTGACCCGTCGGCACCAAGACCCGCACCCGGTTTTGGACTTCGCTGAGGGGAACCGTTTGCTCGTTGACCGCTACCGTTCCTGCTTTGGTTAAACTGACCGTCACGGGGGGGGCATTTTGCACCTGGGCGGTACTGGCTCCCGGCAAATTCACGGGCAAACTTTCCAGGCGGGTGAGGGAGAGGGTACTAACGATAAAATACACCAAAATGGCAAAAATCACATCAATCATCGGGACAATGTTGATCTGGGCTGGGGATTCATTTTCCTCATTGAGCCGCATGACTGCCTCCTTTTTCGTACCTATGGCGATAAATTAATTCCAACTGGCCGCCGTATTCCTGGATCAGGGCAATTTGCCGCTGGTACAAACCCCGGAAGGTATTGGCAAACAGCAAAGTAACCATCGCCACCACCAGCCCCGCCGCTGTGGAAATCAGGGCTTCCCCGATCCCCGCTGTCACCGCCGCCGACTGGGTGCCCCCCAAATCCCCCAGGCGCAGGTTCGCCAAACTGGTAATTAGAC comes from Synechococcus sp. C9 and encodes:
- a CDS encoding biopolymer transporter ExbD encodes the protein MRLNEENESPAQINIVPMIDVIFAILVYFIVSTLSLTRLESLPVNLPGASTAQVQNAPPVTVSLTKAGTVAVNEQTVPLSEVQNRVRVLVPTGQNAVVVINADREANYGQVVAIMDQLRQIPGVRIAVATQRP